Genomic DNA from Pseudoalteromonas sp. MM1:
GCGCAATACCGCCCGTGAAACGGTAGTTGTTTAAATCTACATTGCCATTTTCGTCGCTTATAAAACGAAAATAGCCAAAGAGAATACATATACAGCCTAATATTAGTATGAGCGTGCTTATTATGTCCATCTTTAACCTCGGTTTAAATAATAAAAAACGCAGCTACGGTGAGGTAAGCTGCGTTTTAGACGTCCTGTATGGCTTTTAAATTACTTTCTAGGCTCGTAGTCTATTCTAAATACAACAGTATAAAGCACAGGCACAACAATAAGCGTAAGTATGGTGGCAAAGCCTAAACCAAACATAATAGTTACCGCCATTGACTGGAAGAACACGTCAAATAACAGCGGGATCATACCTAAAATGGTGGTAATAGCCGCCATGGCTACAGGGCGTACACGGCTAACGCCCGATTCAAACACAGCTTGATAAGGCGATTTACCATCGCGAAGTTCAAGGTTTATTTGATCAACCAACACAATGCCGTTTTTAATCAGCATTCCGCTTAAACTCAGTAATCCAAGTAGCGCCATAAAGCTAAATGGTGCATTCATTATTAACATCCCCGCACTCACACCAATAATGGCCAGTGGCACGGTAGCCCAAATAACTAAAGGCTGTTTAAGTGAATTGAACAGCAGTACGGTTACCGCAAACATCGCTAAATAACCCAGCGGTAATGAGCCAAATATAGCGGCTTGCGCATCCGATGACGACTCATACTCGCCGCCCCATTCTAATGTGTAGCCACGTGGTAATTCTATTGCCTCTACAGGCCCACGCACGCGAGCAAAAAGCTTGGCGGCAGTTTCATCGCCTAATACGTTTTGATCAGCCATTACCGTTATTGTGCGCTTTCTGTCGCGGCGCATAATTAGGCTGTCTTCCCATTCAACTACAAATTCGTCAACCACTTGTGTTACCGGCACAAATACACCCAGTACTGGGCTGTATATTTGTAAATCGTGAACGCTTTCTACATTTAGGCGCTCATTTGCCGGTGAGCGAGCAATAATTGGCAGTAGTTGTGTACCATCGCGGTATACACCCACTTGCTTGCCCGACAAGCTAGTAAGCAGTACATCATCAAGGTCTGACTTACTAATACCTAAGCGGCGCGCTTTTTGTTCGTTAAATTGTGGGCGAATCATTTTAGTGCGTGCACGCCAATCATCACGAATATTATAAGCGCCGTCATCCTGTGCGATAACTTCTTCAGCTTGGGCGGCTAATTGTCTCAGTATTACCGGATCAGGGCCTGTAAAACGCGCTTCAATTTTAGCATCGGTTGAGGGGCCAATTTCCATGGGCTTAATTTTAAGCTCAGCTGAAAGGGGCGTACTTTGAGAGTATTCACGCACTTTTTGCATTACTACAGCCACCGCCTCGCGGTTTTTTACTCTTATAATGAGCTGCCCGTACGATGAGTACGACTTTTGTGGTGCATAAGTAAGCATAAAGCGCGGAGCACCTTGGCCGGTTGTACTGGTTATTTCTTCAACTAGCTCTTCTTTTTGAAGGTAGTTTTCAAGCTTTTTAATTTCCTCGAGCGTTGCTCTTATGTCGGAGCCTTGTTGCTGCCAGTAATCTACATAAAACATAGGCGTGTTAGAGGCAGGGAAAAACGATTGTTTAACCGCACCAAAACCAACCACTGCCGAGCAAAGGAGTACAACCATTAGCACAAGCGTGGTTTTACGATAATGCATAGACACATCTAAAAGTGCTTTATAGCCGGTAAAAATAAAGCCTTGGTATGGGTCGTCATCTTCCTCTTCGCCCTCAGCATTTTTACCTTTTTTAAACTCATCTTGTTTAAACATTAAATTTGCAAAAAATGGCGTAAGCGTAATAGCGGTGACCCAGCTTAATAAAAGCGATATAAACAACACCCAAAATAAGCTACCCGCAAATTCACCGGTCGCATCAGAGCTTAAGCCAATAGGGGCAAACGCTGTAATACCAATAACCGTAGCGCCTAGTAGCGGCCATTTAGTTTGTTCTACAATATTAACCGCCGCTTTTAACTTAGTTTGGCCAC
This window encodes:
- a CDS encoding efflux RND transporter permease subunit, whose protein sequence is MSFAQLSIEKKVISWMFALLLLIGGSVSYFDLGQLEDPEFTLKTAMVITMYPGASPQQVEEEVTFPIENAIQQLPYVDYVTSISSNGKSQISVEMKSTYRKDQLRQIWDEMRRKINDLAPSLPSGVYPSTILDDFGDVYGVMYAVTGDGYSYDELKDYTDYLKRELVLVKGVSKVTIAGEQQPQVMVEVSTRKLAQLGIAPSHIFGLLQSQNTVSNAGKIRVGDESIRFHPTGEFKDVKELETLLISKPGASELIYLGDVAKVFREYAEVPSNVIRYNSEQALLIGVSFMNNVNVVEVGKRIDEHLAELEYQRPHGIHVKSVYNQPKEVEKSVDGFIVSLVEAIAIVIVVLLIFMGLKSGILIGGILLLTVLGTFIFMKLFAIDLQRISLGALIIALGMLVDNAIVVTEGILINLKRGQTKLKAAVNIVEQTKWPLLGATVIGITAFAPIGLSSDATGEFAGSLFWVLFISLLLSWVTAITLTPFFANLMFKQDEFKKGKNAEGEEEDDDPYQGFIFTGYKALLDVSMHYRKTTLVLMVVLLCSAVVGFGAVKQSFFPASNTPMFYVDYWQQQGSDIRATLEEIKKLENYLQKEELVEEITSTTGQGAPRFMLTYAPQKSYSSYGQLIIRVKNREAVAVVMQKVREYSQSTPLSAELKIKPMEIGPSTDAKIEARFTGPDPVILRQLAAQAEEVIAQDDGAYNIRDDWRARTKMIRPQFNEQKARRLGISKSDLDDVLLTSLSGKQVGVYRDGTQLLPIIARSPANERLNVESVHDLQIYSPVLGVFVPVTQVVDEFVVEWEDSLIMRRDRKRTITVMADQNVLGDETAAKLFARVRGPVEAIELPRGYTLEWGGEYESSSDAQAAIFGSLPLGYLAMFAVTVLLFNSLKQPLVIWATVPLAIIGVSAGMLIMNAPFSFMALLGLLSLSGMLIKNGIVLVDQINLELRDGKSPYQAVFESGVSRVRPVAMAAITTILGMIPLLFDVFFQSMAVTIMFGLGFATILTLIVVPVLYTVVFRIDYEPRK
- a CDS encoding MetJ regulator of methionine regulon, which produces MDIISTLILILGCICILFGYFRFISDENGNVDLNNYRFTGGIALVITGMFGGTYDLIKRLRSKNSVSALAVYLGLFLLYIGVVFYK